A region from the Dinoroseobacter shibae DFL 12 = DSM 16493 genome encodes:
- a CDS encoding GlcG/HbpS family heme-binding protein has product MNHLKTLAIAMTVAAGAAGAASAQDDSAFVEFKVLKPELAMAAATAAMEHCRAGGYQVGVTVVDRFGVPQAFVRDRFAGAHVWETATRKAWTAVSFRSGTTELDAATKPGTLAEGIRHISQALPLGGGLMIEEGGGSLVGGIGVSGAPGPDIDDECAQAGIDAIADEIAF; this is encoded by the coding sequence ATGAACCATCTGAAAACACTCGCGATTGCCATGACCGTTGCCGCCGGTGCGGCGGGGGCGGCCAGCGCCCAGGACGACAGCGCCTTTGTCGAGTTCAAGGTGCTCAAGCCCGAACTCGCGATGGCGGCGGCCACCGCGGCGATGGAGCACTGCCGCGCGGGCGGCTACCAGGTTGGCGTGACCGTGGTCGACCGGTTCGGCGTGCCGCAGGCCTTCGTGCGCGACCGGTTCGCGGGCGCCCATGTCTGGGAGACCGCCACGCGCAAGGCCTGGACCGCCGTGAGCTTCCGGAGCGGCACGACCGAGCTCGACGCCGCCACCAAGCCCGGCACGCTCGCCGAGGGCATCCGCCATATCAGCCAGGCCCTGCCCCTGGGCGGTGGGCTGATGATCGAGGAGGGCGGCGGGTCGCTGGTGGGCGGGATCGGCGTGTCCGGCGCGCCGGGGCCGGATATCGACGATGAGTGCGCGCAGGCGGGAATTGACGCCATCGCCGATGAGATTGCATTCTAG
- a CDS encoding trimethylamine methyltransferase family protein, with amino-acid sequence MANDATPRRKRSGGRAANARRIRAHAIEQLPFHVPRNPDAPTEPLAPEGVAAIHDTAMRVLEEIGIAFLNAEALEIFREAGCHVTGELVRMDRHFVLEMLSRAPAQFTLTPRNPDREITIGGQHMVFVNVSSPPNYWDMETGKTPGTRAQCRNLLKLCQYFNCIHVVGGYPVEPVDVHASVRHLDVLFDKLTLTDKVAHAYSLGKERVEDVMEMVRIAGGLTEAEFAARPHMYTNINSTSPLKHDQPMIDGALRCIRRGQALIVTPFTLAGAMAPVTLAGAVAQSVAEALAAIALAQYVRPGCPVALGTFTSNVDMKSGAPAFGTPEYMRATQMTGQMARFYGLPMRASGVCAANVPDGQAMWETSNSLWSAVQSGANMVYHAAGWLEGGLIASPEKFIMDCEMLQQIARYFSPDLTATTPDDLAFDAMAEVGTSGHFFGIQHTQDRYETAFYQPFLSDWRNFEAWERDGATWTVARAHRIYKEILTEFTPPPMDPAIREELSDFVARRKAEGGAPTDF; translated from the coding sequence ATGGCCAATGACGCAACCCCGAGGCGCAAGCGCAGCGGTGGCCGGGCCGCCAATGCCCGCCGCATCCGCGCCCATGCGATCGAACAGCTGCCCTTCCACGTCCCCCGAAACCCCGACGCGCCCACCGAACCGCTCGCCCCCGAAGGGGTCGCCGCGATCCACGACACCGCCATGCGCGTGCTCGAAGAGATCGGCATCGCCTTCCTGAACGCCGAAGCGCTGGAGATCTTCCGCGAGGCCGGCTGCCACGTGACCGGGGAGCTGGTCCGCATGGACCGCCATTTCGTTCTGGAGATGCTGTCCCGCGCGCCTGCGCAATTCACCCTCACCCCCCGCAACCCGGACCGCGAGATCACCATCGGCGGCCAGCACATGGTGTTCGTCAACGTCTCGTCGCCGCCGAATTATTGGGACATGGAAACCGGAAAGACCCCCGGCACGCGGGCGCAATGCCGCAACCTGCTCAAGCTGTGCCAGTATTTCAACTGCATCCATGTTGTGGGCGGCTACCCGGTCGAGCCGGTGGATGTCCACGCCTCTGTGCGCCACCTCGATGTGCTCTTTGACAAGCTCACCCTGACCGACAAGGTCGCCCATGCCTACAGCCTCGGCAAGGAACGGGTCGAGGACGTGATGGAGATGGTGCGCATCGCGGGCGGGCTGACGGAGGCGGAATTCGCCGCCAGGCCGCACATGTATACCAACATCAACTCCACCTCGCCGCTCAAGCATGACCAGCCGATGATCGACGGCGCCCTGCGCTGCATCCGGCGGGGACAGGCGCTGATCGTGACGCCCTTTACCCTTGCCGGGGCCATGGCCCCGGTAACCCTCGCGGGGGCGGTGGCGCAATCGGTGGCCGAGGCGCTCGCCGCCATCGCGCTGGCGCAATACGTCCGGCCCGGCTGCCCGGTGGCGCTGGGCACCTTCACCTCGAACGTGGACATGAAATCCGGCGCGCCCGCCTTCGGCACCCCGGAATACATGCGTGCCACCCAGATGACCGGCCAGATGGCCCGGTTCTACGGCCTGCCGATGCGCGCCAGCGGGGTCTGCGCCGCCAACGTGCCCGATGGGCAGGCGATGTGGGAGACGTCCAATTCCCTGTGGTCCGCGGTGCAGTCCGGGGCCAACATGGTCTACCACGCCGCCGGATGGCTCGAAGGCGGCCTGATCGCCAGCCCCGAGAAGTTCATCATGGATTGCGAAATGCTCCAGCAGATCGCGCGCTATTTCAGCCCCGATCTGACCGCCACCACCCCCGACGATCTCGCCTTCGACGCCATGGCAGAGGTCGGTACCTCGGGCCATTTCTTCGGGATCCAGCACACCCAGGACCGCTACGAGACCGCCTTCTATCAGCCCTTCCTGTCGGACTGGCGCAATTTCGAAGCCTGGGAACGGGATGGCGCCACCTGGACGGTCGCGCGCGCCCACCGGATCTACAAGGAGATCCTGACCGAGTTCACCCCGCCCCCCATGGACCCCGCCATCCGCGAGGAACTGAGCGATTTCGTCGCCCGCCGCAAAGCCGAAGGCGGCGCGCCCACGGATTTCTGA
- a CDS encoding ArsR/SmtB family transcription factor: MALPEVTDDISDAEMDKILANATLAANFLKAIGHEGRLMILCHLASGEKSVNELETLLAARQAAVSQQLSRLRLEGLVTPRREGKTIYYSLTDDRSRAIIELVYELFCKET; encoded by the coding sequence ATGGCATTGCCCGAAGTCACCGACGACATCAGCGACGCGGAGATGGACAAGATCCTCGCCAACGCGACCCTTGCGGCAAATTTCCTCAAGGCGATCGGACATGAGGGCCGGTTGATGATCCTGTGCCACCTGGCTTCGGGCGAGAAATCGGTGAACGAGCTGGAAACGCTCCTTGCCGCACGGCAGGCGGCGGTGTCGCAGCAGTTGTCGCGCCTGCGGCTGGAGGGGCTGGTCACACCGCGGCGCGAGGGCAAGACGATCTATTACAGCCTGACGGATGATCGCTCCCGGGCGATCATCGAGCTGGTTTATGAGTTGTTCTGCAAGGAGACCTGA
- a CDS encoding thioredoxin family protein, giving the protein MPRFLLPLVSLALILAEGPMRAQSLELVMVEQVGCSYCAAWHREIGPAYPKTDEGRAAPLRVMQLRDMPGELDLAQRARFTPTFLLISEGREIARLEGYPGADFFWPILAKMIEDASPATQSEAPGSGRGEDQ; this is encoded by the coding sequence ATGCCCCGCTTCCTGCTCCCGTTGGTCTCGCTTGCCCTGATCCTGGCGGAGGGACCGATGCGTGCGCAATCGCTGGAACTGGTGATGGTCGAGCAGGTGGGCTGCAGCTATTGCGCCGCCTGGCACCGGGAGATCGGGCCCGCCTACCCCAAGACCGACGAGGGGCGCGCGGCGCCGCTGCGGGTGATGCAGCTGCGAGATATGCCGGGCGAGCTGGACCTGGCGCAACGGGCGCGGTTCACGCCGACTTTCCTGCTGATCTCGGAGGGGCGGGAGATCGCGCGGCTGGAGGGGTATCCGGGGGCGGATTTCTTCTGGCCGATCCTGGCGAAGATGATCGAGGACGCGTCGCCTGCGACGCAAAGTGAAGCGCCCGGCTCAGGGCGCGGGGAGGACCAATGA
- a CDS encoding heme NO-binding domain-containing protein, with the protein MHGLINKSLELFVRETYGAETWSQIAMRAEIPDNRFESMLMYPDALTDRTLAVCLEVLEKESSGFLEDLGTFLVSHPSVPGVRRLLRFNGATFHDFVDGLDDLHDRARLAVPDLDLPVFEVAPQGRNAFEVRCIWHRDFALPVITGVLRAMADDYGVLAFLAPSDEGAPPGLSVTLLDKEFSPGREFSLGALPT; encoded by the coding sequence ATGCACGGATTGATCAACAAATCGCTCGAGCTCTTTGTTCGCGAGACCTACGGTGCCGAGACATGGTCGCAGATCGCCATGCGTGCCGAGATACCGGACAATCGCTTCGAGTCGATGCTGATGTACCCGGACGCGCTGACCGACCGGACCCTCGCCGTGTGTCTGGAGGTTCTGGAAAAGGAAAGCAGCGGGTTTCTCGAAGACCTGGGCACGTTCCTGGTCTCGCACCCGTCCGTGCCCGGTGTACGGCGGCTGTTGCGGTTCAACGGCGCGACCTTCCACGACTTCGTCGACGGCCTCGACGACCTGCATGACCGCGCCCGCCTCGCCGTGCCCGATCTCGACCTGCCGGTGTTCGAGGTGGCCCCCCAGGGCCGCAACGCGTTCGAGGTGCGCTGCATCTGGCACCGCGACTTTGCCCTGCCGGTGATCACCGGAGTGCTGCGCGCCATGGCCGATGATTATGGCGTGCTCGCGTTCCTCGCGCCCAGCGACGAAGGCGCCCCCCCGGGGCTGAGCGTGACGCTGCTCGACAAGGAATTCTCCCCCGGGCGTGAATTCAGCCTCGGGGCCTTGCCGACATGA
- a CDS encoding DUF4153 domain-containing protein gives MEPKLDQTAFRATLGLLGLVTGLALWSLDTFVITQLGAPRLELAISAAALGFFSATLMMSGPMLIGRAMAWACLMATLPAALLLWASFRYVSVEALADDPIVLLAFAILLTVPLPFLIAADRGMPRDYPTLFNESWRLVIRAAAAAVFLGVFWGVYFICSLLLSLVGVTLLDRLVDQAPFVFGLSGLVIGLALAVLYEMRRYLSPLLLLRLLQLLLVPVTAVVVVFVVRVPLEGLDQVFSGLSAAATLLAMTFGLATLVTSALDCEPSEAGLTWLLRWTVQLACCLMPVLAGLGAYAVWLRVAQYGWTPERVAAACICAVALTYALLYFWAVVRRGNWDPRIRQGNIYAALIGIALAAASLSPLLNPQRIAAQSQLALFSAGQTDATQLPVRDMARDWGVAGQAALETLRAQADRDLQILLDDALRESATPVALETPEEQRAALARLLPLMPAGASWPEPLWDALDADQIATWLAACRAGPDSCVAVIGESAPDLPGDEAIVLLVQGARFVSATMVGLDAAGEPVNYVTRRQTSDEARELVRATRQGDYTLEVPRRRGLVIGATRLFPSGD, from the coding sequence ATGGAACCCAAGCTCGATCAAACGGCGTTTCGCGCCACCCTGGGCCTTCTGGGGCTGGTCACCGGTCTGGCGCTGTGGTCGCTCGACACCTTCGTGATCACGCAGCTCGGCGCACCCCGGCTCGAGCTGGCAATCAGCGCGGCCGCCTTGGGGTTCTTCTCCGCCACCCTGATGATGTCCGGCCCGATGCTGATCGGCCGCGCGATGGCCTGGGCCTGCCTGATGGCGACGCTGCCGGCGGCGCTGCTGCTCTGGGCGAGCTTCCGCTATGTCTCGGTCGAGGCGCTGGCGGACGATCCCATCGTGCTGCTGGCCTTCGCGATCCTGCTGACCGTGCCGCTCCCGTTCCTGATCGCGGCGGACCGCGGCATGCCGCGGGACTACCCGACCCTGTTCAACGAATCCTGGCGGCTGGTGATCCGGGCGGCGGCGGCAGCGGTGTTCTTGGGGGTGTTCTGGGGCGTCTATTTCATCTGCAGCCTGCTTCTGTCGCTGGTGGGGGTCACCTTGCTCGACCGGCTGGTGGATCAAGCGCCGTTTGTCTTCGGGCTCTCCGGCCTCGTGATCGGCCTCGCGCTCGCCGTGCTCTACGAGATGCGCCGCTACCTGTCGCCGCTGCTCCTGCTGCGTCTTCTGCAACTGCTCCTGGTCCCGGTGACGGCGGTGGTGGTGGTGTTCGTGGTGCGTGTCCCGCTCGAAGGGCTGGACCAGGTGTTCTCGGGACTGAGTGCGGCAGCGACCCTGCTGGCCATGACCTTCGGGCTTGCGACCCTTGTGACCTCCGCGCTCGATTGCGAGCCGAGCGAGGCGGGCCTGACCTGGCTCTTGCGCTGGACCGTGCAGCTCGCCTGCTGCCTGATGCCGGTGCTGGCGGGGCTCGGAGCCTATGCGGTCTGGCTGCGCGTGGCGCAATACGGCTGGACGCCCGAGCGGGTCGCGGCGGCCTGCATCTGCGCCGTGGCGTTGACCTATGCGCTGCTCTATTTCTGGGCGGTCGTGCGGCGTGGCAACTGGGATCCACGGATCCGCCAGGGAAATATCTATGCCGCGCTCATCGGGATTGCGCTGGCCGCGGCCTCCCTCTCACCGCTCCTGAACCCGCAGCGGATCGCCGCCCAGAGCCAGCTGGCCCTGTTCAGCGCCGGCCAGACGGACGCCACGCAACTGCCCGTGCGCGACATGGCGCGCGACTGGGGGGTGGCGGGGCAGGCGGCGCTGGAAACGCTCCGCGCCCAGGCCGACCGGGACCTGCAGATCCTGCTGGACGACGCCCTGCGCGAGAGCGCCACCCCCGTCGCCCTGGAGACCCCGGAAGAACAGCGCGCGGCCCTGGCGCGACTGCTGCCGCTGATGCCCGCGGGCGCGAGCTGGCCCGAACCGCTTTGGGACGCGCTCGATGCAGACCAGATCGCCACCTGGCTGGCCGCCTGCCGCGCCGGGCCGGACAGTTGCGTGGCGGTGATCGGCGAGAGCGCGCCGGACCTTCCCGGAGACGAGGCGATCGTGCTGCTGGTGCAGGGGGCGCGCTTCGTGTCGGCCACCATGGTGGGGCTCGACGCGGCGGGCGAGCCGGTGAACTACGTCACCCGCCGCCAGACCAGTGACGAGGCACGTGAGTTGGTGCGCGCCACCCGGCAGGGGGACTATACGCTCGAAGTGCCACGCCGCCGCGGGCTGGTCATCGGCGCGACGCGCCTCTTCCCATCGGGCGACTGA
- a CDS encoding diguanylate cyclase domain-containing protein, giving the protein MTAPTKPQQVLCLSRDALDTLMPLHVWVGPAGDILQCGRTLQKLLPDTQIAGSHFFDHLEVVRPRRVTRLEQLLRMNGAQLKLRVKEEPSIPLKGVVVAPPDGNGAFLNLSFGISIQDAVRRFDLSLTDFAASDLAAEALYLIEANSAAMSASKNLVARLQEAKTVAESRALTDTLTGLHNRRAMDLTFEQLLANPPRDGFGLMLIDLDYFKSVNDTLGHAAGDMVLLEVARILREETRSEDFSFRVGGDEFVLVLRNCNDLGLMTRVADRIIARLEEPFYYDGKPCRISASIGITISEFYDPVEIDKMLSDADEATYASKNRGRAQHTIYRPAPPPGPPRSQDLH; this is encoded by the coding sequence ATGACCGCCCCGACGAAACCGCAACAGGTTCTGTGCCTGTCCCGCGATGCGCTCGACACGCTGATGCCCCTCCATGTCTGGGTCGGTCCCGCGGGCGACATCCTGCAATGCGGCCGCACTTTGCAGAAACTCCTGCCGGACACGCAGATCGCGGGCTCGCATTTCTTCGACCATCTGGAGGTTGTGCGCCCGCGCAGGGTCACCCGGCTGGAGCAGTTGCTGCGCATGAATGGGGCCCAGCTCAAGCTGCGCGTCAAGGAGGAGCCGAGCATTCCGCTCAAGGGCGTGGTCGTGGCCCCGCCGGACGGAAACGGTGCCTTTCTCAACCTCTCCTTCGGCATCTCGATCCAGGATGCGGTGCGCCGCTTCGATCTCAGCCTGACGGATTTCGCCGCCTCCGATCTGGCCGCCGAGGCGCTCTACCTGATCGAGGCGAACTCCGCCGCGATGAGCGCCTCCAAGAACCTGGTGGCGCGCCTGCAAGAGGCCAAGACGGTCGCCGAAAGCCGCGCGCTGACCGACACGCTGACCGGGTTGCACAACCGCCGGGCCATGGACCTGACATTCGAGCAATTGCTCGCCAATCCGCCCCGGGACGGCTTCGGCCTGATGCTGATCGACCTGGATTACTTCAAGTCGGTCAACGACACGCTCGGCCATGCGGCGGGGGACATGGTGCTGCTCGAAGTGGCCCGCATCCTGCGCGAGGAAACCCGGTCGGAGGATTTCTCGTTCCGGGTGGGCGGCGACGAGTTTGTGCTCGTCCTGCGCAACTGCAATGATCTGGGCCTGATGACCCGGGTTGCGGACCGCATCATCGCGCGGCTCGAAGAGCCGTTCTATTACGACGGCAAGCCCTGCCGGATCTCGGCCAGCATCGGGATCACGATCTCGGAATTCTATGACCCGGTGGAAATCGACAAGATGCTGTCGGATGCGGACGAGGCGACCTACGCCTCCAAGAACCGCGGCCGGGCGCAGCACACGATCTACCGGCCGGCACCGCCGCCGGGCCCGCCCCGGTCGCAGGATCTGCACTGA
- a CDS encoding YeeE/YedE family protein, with protein sequence MDPWEREETMEMMSGTMLAALIGLAGGLALGVAARVGRFCTLGAIEDALYGGSGARLRMWGAALGLSILGCAGLTGAGLLVPAEVFLVRDGFSPVAVIFGGALFGFGMALAGNCGYGALARLGNGDIRAFVLVGVLGVTAYAALFGPLSGLRLWIFELPVLRFEAAVTLDALVGGVLSVPPWAVGVGAGIGLLAVALHGAEARGPVLRWGAVVAAAIVSGWAGTGYLAQTSFEVIGVRSHNFSAPLGETLAYFMLSDVRPLSFAVGSVLGVVAGSVLGSLWLGQFRWEACEDPRELKRQLMGAVFMGFGATLALGCSIGQGLSAFAILTVSAPLAAASIFAGAALGLRVLIEGWPVGGSRGI encoded by the coding sequence ATGGATCCATGGGAACGGGAGGAGACCATGGAGATGATGTCCGGCACCATGCTGGCCGCCCTGATCGGCCTTGCGGGGGGTCTTGCCCTGGGCGTGGCCGCCCGGGTGGGGCGGTTCTGCACCCTCGGGGCCATCGAGGATGCGCTTTACGGCGGCAGCGGCGCGCGACTGCGGATGTGGGGCGCAGCACTGGGGCTGAGCATTCTGGGCTGCGCGGGGTTAACCGGGGCCGGACTGCTGGTTCCGGCGGAGGTGTTCCTGGTGCGCGACGGGTTCTCGCCCGTGGCGGTGATTTTCGGCGGGGCGCTTTTCGGGTTCGGCATGGCCCTGGCAGGCAATTGCGGCTACGGCGCGCTGGCGCGGCTGGGCAACGGCGATATCCGGGCCTTCGTTCTGGTCGGGGTGCTGGGGGTGACGGCCTATGCGGCGCTGTTCGGGCCGCTCTCGGGACTGCGATTGTGGATCTTCGAGTTGCCGGTGCTGCGCTTCGAAGCGGCGGTGACGCTGGACGCCCTGGTTGGCGGCGTCCTGTCGGTGCCGCCCTGGGCGGTGGGCGTCGGGGCCGGGATCGGCCTGTTGGCGGTGGCGCTGCACGGGGCCGAGGCGCGCGGGCCGGTGCTGCGCTGGGGCGCGGTGGTGGCGGCGGCGATCGTGTCGGGCTGGGCCGGGACCGGGTATCTGGCGCAAACGAGTTTCGAAGTGATCGGGGTACGGTCGCACAACTTCTCGGCCCCCCTTGGCGAAACCCTGGCCTATTTCATGCTGTCCGACGTGCGGCCCCTGTCCTTCGCGGTGGGCTCGGTCCTGGGCGTGGTCGCGGGGTCGGTGCTGGGCAGTCTGTGGCTGGGACAGTTCCGGTGGGAGGCCTGCGAGGACCCCCGCGAGCTCAAGCGGCAGCTGATGGGCGCGGTGTTCATGGGGTTCGGCGCGACGCTCGCCCTGGGCTGTTCCATCGGCCAGGGATTGTCGGCCTTCGCGATCCTGACCGTGAGCGCGCCCCTGGCCGCGGCGTCGATCTTCGCGGGGGCGGCGCTGGGCTTGCGGGTGCTGATCGAGGGTTGGCCCGTGGGCGGGTCGCGCGGGATCTAG
- a CDS encoding cytochrome c biogenesis CcdA family protein, translated as MFDVSILGAGFAGLLSFLSPCILPIVPFYLSYMAGVGMNQLEQDTEITPAIRTRAVLSALAFSAGVITIFVAMGAGASAFGQVLGQYMDVLRWVAAALIATMGLHFLGVIRIGFLYRQFRMEAGSTTNMSFLGAYLIGLAFAFGWTPCVGPVLAAILFTVATEGTGMTRGMLLLTVYGVGMTLPFVLAALFIGPFLRWMRGFRRHLGRIEKATGVFLVLFAVLIGTNSMNIIANWMLNYLPALG; from the coding sequence ATGTTCGACGTCTCGATCCTCGGTGCGGGCTTTGCGGGCCTGTTGTCCTTCCTGTCGCCCTGCATCCTGCCCATTGTTCCCTTCTATCTGTCCTACATGGCGGGCGTGGGCATGAACCAGCTCGAACAGGACACCGAGATCACGCCCGCGATCCGCACCCGCGCGGTGCTCTCGGCGCTGGCCTTCTCGGCGGGGGTGATCACGATATTCGTGGCGATGGGGGCAGGGGCCTCGGCCTTCGGACAGGTGTTGGGGCAGTATATGGACGTGTTGCGCTGGGTCGCGGCGGCCCTGATCGCCACCATGGGGCTGCATTTCCTGGGCGTGATCCGAATCGGCTTTCTCTATCGCCAGTTCCGGATGGAGGCCGGGTCCACCACGAACATGAGCTTCCTGGGCGCCTACCTGATCGGGCTGGCCTTCGCCTTCGGCTGGACCCCTTGCGTCGGCCCGGTGCTGGCGGCCATCCTGTTCACCGTGGCGACGGAGGGGACGGGCATGACGCGCGGCATGTTGCTGCTGACGGTCTACGGGGTGGGCATGACGCTGCCCTTCGTGCTGGCGGCGCTGTTCATCGGCCCGTTCCTGCGCTGGATGCGCGGCTTTCGCCGCCACCTCGGCCGGATCGAGAAGGCCACCGGCGTTTTCCTAGTGCTGTTCGCCGTGCTGATCGGCACCAACAGCATGAACATCATCGCGAACTGGATGCTGAACTATCTGCCCGCCCTGGGCTGA